The following coding sequences are from one Polyodon spathula isolate WHYD16114869_AA chromosome 7, ASM1765450v1, whole genome shotgun sequence window:
- the LOC121318070 gene encoding potassium voltage-gated channel subfamily A member 2-like, protein MTVVLGEKVDETLSLTAHDVDSEKEDQDCCERVVINISGLRFETQLKTLAQFPNTLLGDPRKRMRFFDPLRNEYFFDRNRPSFDAILYYYQSGGRLTRPVNVPVDIFMEEIKFYALGDEVIENFKEEEGFVKEEERPLPDNEYQRQIWLLFEYPDSSGPARGIAIVSVLVILISIVIFCLETLPEFREENRHSESHFSTNGTRHIKPSPFTDPFFIVETLCMIWFSFELMVRFCASPNKPAFFKNIMNMIDIVAIIPYFITLGTELAERQGNGQQAMSLAILRVIRLVRVFRIFKLSRHSKGLQILGKTLQASMRELGLLIFFMFIGVILFSSAVYFAETDEQSSVFTSIPEAFWWAVVSMTTVGYGDMYPVTIGGKIVGSLCAIAGVLTIALPVPVIVSNFDYFYHRETDHVEKFQYTHVTCGQQQPSELKHSNSQPSISKSNYNLEIDLDAFKYTNYTPQMQYTGKTTDV, encoded by the coding sequence ATGACAGTGGTGCTTGGAGAGAAAGTGGACGAGACTCTGTCACTGACAGCCCACGATGTCGATTCGGAGAAAGAGGATCAGGATTGCTGCGAGAGGGTGGTCATCAACATCTCCGGCTTACGCTTTGAGACCCAGCTCAAGACCCTTGCGCAGTTCCCCAACACCTTGCTGGGAGATCCTAGGAAAAGAATGCGCTTCTTCGATCCCTTGCGGAATGAATACTTCTTCGACAGGAATCGTCCCTCCTTCGATGCCATCCTTTATTATTACCAGTCTGGCGGGAGACTGACGCGACCGGTCAATGTACCTGTCGACATTTTTATGGAAGAAATCAAATTTTACGCGTTAGGGGACGAGGTGATTGAGAATTTCAAGGAGGAAGAAGGTTTTGTAAAAGAAGAAGAGCGCCCATTACCTGACAACGAATACCAACGCCAGATCTGGCTGCTGTTTGAGTATCCAGATAGCTCGGGACCTGCTCGGGGCATTGCCATAGTATCTGTGCTGGTTATTTTGATATCTATTGTCATATTCTGTTTGGAGACACTTCCAGAGTTCAGAGAAGAAAACAGGCACAGTGAAAGCCACTTTTCCACCAACGGGACCCGCCATATTAAGCCCAGCCCGTTCACTGACCCGTTCTTCATCGTGGAGACACTTTGCATGATCTGGTTTTCATTTGAGCTCATGGTGAGGTTCTGTGCCTCCCCGAACAAACCggctttctttaaaaacatcatGAACATGATCGACATAGTTGCCATCATTCCTTATTTCATCACCCTGGGCACCGAGCTGGCTGAGCGCCAGGGAAACGGACAACAAGCCATGTCCCTGGCGATCTTAAGAGTGATTCGTCTGGTCAGAGTCTTTAGGATTTTCAAGCTCTCCAGGCACTCTAAGGGGCTCCAGATCTTGGGAAAGACGCTCCAGGCGAGCATGAGAGAGCTGGGGCTGCTGATATTCTTTATGTTCATTGGTGTCATTCTGTTTTCCAGCGCTGTCTATTTCGCAGAGACAGACGAACAATCCTCGGTGTTTACCAGCATCCCAGAGGCGTTCTGGTGGGCGGTGGTATCCATGACCACTGTGGGTTATGGTGACATGTATCCTGTGACAATTGGTGGCAAAATTGTAGGTTCCTTGTGTGCCATTGCAGGGGTGCTGACAATTGCGCTGCCGGTGCCAGTGATTGTCTCAAATTTTGACTACTTCTATCACAGGGAGACCGATCATGTGGAGAAATTCCAGTACACACATGTAACATGCGGGCAGCAGCAACCCtctgaactgaaacacagtaaCAGCCAGCCTTCTATAAGCAAATCAAATTACAATCTAGAAATCGATTTAGATGCATTCAAATATACCAACTATACCCCCCAAATGCAATACACAGGGAAGACAACTGATGTATGA